A stretch of DNA from Channa argus isolate prfri chromosome 7, Channa argus male v1.0, whole genome shotgun sequence:
TCTTAAAATCTTTcacctgaaataaaaacaacaactgtcaGAATATGAGGGTGGAGCTTAAAACTCAGTAACACAAATATTCTCAAAGCTTAAACAGACTCATTTCAGTGTGTCTAACATctcaacaaaagaaacatttaagaGATGTTAAAAACTAtgtcacaatattttatttaagtatGTTAAGATGCTAGATGAGATTAAGGTAAACttgcaaacagaaataaagtgaTGTGCTTTCTGCTATAATATTTagggagaaacaaaaaaaaaaccaaaataataGCTAAGAAGCTGACAATCAGTATTTAGATGATCATGGATGATCATGGGTCCCCTGATTTATAATTAAAGACTactgaaaacagaggaaaccatgttttgtgtgttggctgatacatatttataaaaaaaaaaaaattgacatccAATATTCTGTATATGAGACAATTCAaataacacatgcaaacaaattatATAATGTCCTGCTCtgtaaactgataaaaaaacaatgaagaaattCACAAGAAGGGAATTCAGAGATTAAGTGTAGTGAAAATCCCGACCTACCGCTGCTATTCTCCCACTTGTACACTTGCACAATTATCTTTACTTTCCGATGCTATAGCTAAATACTCCGCCCTGAGAGGAAGAAAGTGGCAGAAAGGAGAAACAGGTTAAAAAAGGCAGCAGAGATCATGGAAACAGAACAAGTTGTCAATGCAGGGagggaaaattaaaatgtctgctATTTAAAAAACCAGCAGATTGAAACAGATTGAGTCTCGGCCTCTTTAACTGTTGcgggagggaaaaaaacagggTGAAAGCAGAAGGTGGGACATCAGGACATTTGGACGGCCCAGCAGGATTTTGAAATGAAGGACCAGAGATGTGTGGGTGATTTAGGTGTTACTCACGCGCTCTCTCTCAGAGCTTCCTCCCCTGCTGCTGAGATCTTTCTGTAGCAGTAAATCATCTCAACCAGCAGCCAGAATTGAAGCCCGATGATGGAGACATACATCATCACCTCAGACAAAATGGATGCTATTCCCCTGGTGACTAAAGAGACAATGAGGGagatacaataaaatacattggAGCTCCATGCTTGTGGACAGGAAGTTgggtttacatttttaccacaTAGAAGAAAAGAGTTGCGTTCTGCCATCATTTCTTAAAATGAGATGAGTCATAATTCATGAGCTTGTGTCCAGCAGCTGCACTTGACGTCCACAGGTTAAAGGTCAATGCTCACTGTGGCATTGAAAATGCATCCACCAATAGGTCACCTGCCTAGGAAAACCCAGCACTGTAGCTTGGGGGACACCTGAAATGAACCTAGGCCTGTATTTATCAAACTGTAACGGTGAAAATTCAGactttgttaaaaagaaaaagaagcacaGGTAGAAATTATGTTTCTACCCTCAGTCGCAAACTgactaataacaataaataataataataatgaataataacatTTCCTATAATGTCTAAAGACAAGAATTAAATTGGCCTCGGATTGATGTACTTTGTGTTTGGTTATATTTGTAGGAGTTAGTTTCTTGTTTCTTCAATGAGACCAGGATGTTTTCAGAAAACCTGAAAGTGAGCAGCTGTTTCCAAAGACTACTatctgtttctgtactgtatcATGTGTGGATAACGATTACGACTGCATCTTGGCGGGATAAACCCATTTACACCTTTCAACATGTGGGTGTCAGTCAGATTTAATCTGACTTTAATGCTTCTTGGATTGAGTTACAGCATTTTGTGACTAGATGGCAACATTATCTCCTCCACACAAGATGTATGGAGTTAATGGGGTCAAGGTTTGTGGTGTGAGAAAGCACTAGGCTGAaaggtaggaaaaaaaaactgatgaatGCCTCAACAACGGAAAATCTGAGAACGgttcatttcatttcctgtcGAGGGCTGAGCAGAGCCGTGCCCATGAATAGGTGTGAGATGCAAACAGGttcaaacaaaaatcaacacaCAGTGTAATGCtagaaaactaaaactgaaacaattgTTATTACTGTTCTGTGCAAAATCTCTTTCACACTTGTTCAGTGCAACACTCCTCTGCTCTTACGTCGTGGCACCACGTTTATGAAGATGGTCTTGTTGGGGGTGGTTTGATACTCGTAGTTGGGGTAGACGAAGACTCGGTTGAAAATGCAGTGGTAGGTTCCCGTGTCGTTGAAGGTCACGTTGAGGATGTAGATGGAGCCGTCCTGCAGGTCTTTGGTGTGCTTGCTGCCATTCCAATCTAGGCGCTCATAGAAACGTGGGTCAATGATGTCACCCACTTCATCTTCATAGTTGTATAACTGAAAGACAGTAACACAGGGTCTTTGACGAGGAGCCAGACGCAATTTCAGACAGAAACAAGGGTTTAGGGCTTATAAGTCTTGAGAGACCCTAGTGCTGTTTTTGCATGttgctgacctttgacctctgccACGTCAACATCAAAGTGATTCACAACAAGGTTTCAACCCCTGTCATGTTGTctcatctgttttatttatttacatgcttCTACAACAGAGAGTTGGTGTTTGCTTTGGATGCTGGTCGGTGTGAAACAAACTGATTGTTCTGTGTTTAGATTATTATATATTCATCCGCCTGAGTGTCACGTTTGCTCTTCCGTTTGTCTGCCGTACGCGAGCAAACATAGAGATGCTCGCCCCATCaccacagctgctgtttctccATATCGGTTTCAACATTTCACTTCCCGCTAAATTAGTGGCTGCAGATTCTAAATGGCGACTAATGGGATGTCCACTGCTGTAGGTGGACTTTCTGCTTTGCCTGATGGGGAATCTTAAGGTAAGTGAAAAAAAGCTTTCCGATTGTCGACACAAAGGGGGGAGGGAAGCTGTCATAAAAAATGCAAGACTCAGCTCCTTCTCATCATAAATGCATTGCAGCCATTTCCCAGAAGGGGGGTCAAACTCCATAGCTATGATGGATGAGCTTGTGGCCTTGTGTAGATGCGATCACTTTATCTGGACACATTATAACTCACAACAACACAGACAGGAATGAAGACATTTACTGTAACGGAACTGCTGATTACAGCTTCCCCAGTTTCACAGAACATCCAACTCATGGGAGTTTTTGCCTTTTCACTTCCACTTTTTCAGGATCCTGCTTCTGAATTAGTGCCTGTGTAGATTCCTTTGTGGGGTCTTTTACAGGAAAAGCAAGGGTAACTTTAGCCTGGTTTTCCAGTTCTTAAGGTCATCCccctgtggtgaccctgaactcacgggataagccgaaaggaccaaaacaaaaagtcttCACTGCAATGTTTCCTTGTGTTTGCATAGAGAACAATCctaaagtgtttcatttttaccATACATGCACTATCTTTTAGAAGATTCAAAAgcagcttttgttgttttacttctgCCGTGCAGAAGTAAAACAAGTTGGGCCAAGAAGACTTGAGGTGGAGCAAGATGTACTTGACCCACTTACCGATACACAATTGCCACAAAAAATGCCACTTTCTTACGTGTACATTAAACGTGCAACTATTGTCTGGAGATGGTTTACTTAACAAGTCTTAACAGGACTTACATGGGTGAACTCAGTCTCATCCGAAGCCTT
This window harbors:
- the scn1ba gene encoding sodium channel, voltage-gated, type I, beta a; amino-acid sequence: MPLRTTTSLLSPVRMSTVQELLLLLLLPLTLLALQASLCLGACVEVDSDTEAVANQGFKLGCISCKMRGEVDATASVNWYFKASDETEFTHLYNYEDEVGDIIDPRFYERLDWNGSKHTKDLQDGSIYILNVTFNDTGTYHCIFNRVFVYPNYEYQTTPNKTIFINVVPRLTRGIASILSEVMMYVSIIGLQFWLLVEMIYCYRKISAAGEEALRESAAEYLAIASESKDNCASVQVGE